The Nonlabens sp. Hel1_33_55 genome contains the following window.
TTATGAGTTGGGTATGGAACTAAACGATCAGGATTTTGAATTGATAAAGAATACGGCACTGCTGTATCTGGATACGGGCGCTTTCGCGAAAGCGGAACAACTTTCCAGCAATGCTCTAGAAAGTTATCCATCGCAACCTTTATTATACCTCATTAACGGTGCGGCACTCAACCAAACTGGAGATGCCAAAAAAGCGCTGGTACAGTTAGACACAGGTTTGTCCTATTTGCTGGATGAACCACAACTGGAACGTGATCTGTACGGTCAGTTAGCGATTGCCTACGAAAAACTGGGCGACAACAAAAAAGCAGCCGATGCGAGAGCAAAAATGAAGGCAATCTCAAACTAAAATAAGATGATGAAAAGAATATATGGACTGGCGCTGGCGATGATACTTATCTCATGTGGTGGCTCCCAAAAGGCAACTGAAAATGCTGTAACTACTGCTGCAGCCACAAAGATTATTAAATCACACAACGCTGCTGCGATTAACTTCAATACGTTACAATCGAGGTTGGGCGTGAAATATCAAGATGAAAATCAGTCGCAATCGGTTACTGTGGACTTGCGCATTGAAAAAGGAAAACAGATCTGGATGAGCGCCAGAGTGTTGGGATTCACCGTTGCAAAAGTGTATATCACACCAGACCGTGTACAGTTCTATGAAAAGATACAGAAACGATCCTTTGACGGTGATTTTAAGTTGATTTCAAGATTCCTTGGAGAAGAGTTGAACTACGCACAGCTAGAGAATTTATTGTTGGGTCAAGCGATTGAGCCATTAAATAATCTAGATTATGCCGTTGTGGATAATCAATATCAGTTTAGAAAAGAAGGCGTGATTGCTAGGTTATTTTCATTGCGACCGGCCGACTTCAAAATGGCGCAGCAGTCGATTAGAAAACCATCAGAGAACACGACCCTAGATGTAAAATATTTGACATACCAAACCGTTGATAGTAAGGTGCTTCCAGAGGAAATTACTATCAATGCAAATGCACAGGGAAAATTGGTCCAGGTAGAATTGGATCTCAAAAATGTAGAATTTGATCAGAACTTGAGTTTCCCTTTTGAGATGCCGTCAGGTTACAACCAAATGAAGTTTTAATGAAGTCATTATTATACACGGTATTTTTTCTGGCATGTGTTGCAGTAAACGCACAATCAGAAAAAGCACGATTGGAACAGCAACGCGCTGCCGTTCAAGCAGAGATTAATCAGTTTGATAAATTACTGACTGGTGCTAAAAAAGAGGGTAGATCAGTACTTTCTCAAGTTCAGGCCATCGATGCCAAAATCTCCAAAACTCAGGAGATCATTAATATCACCAACAAGCAGGCAAACTTGATTACTCGCAGCATCGATACCAATGCAGAAGAGATCAAAGTTCTCAACGCAGAAATCAAGGAGCTTAAACAGGACTATGCAGAAATGATCGTCAAGTCCTACAAGGCTAAAAACGATCAAAGCAGATTGATGTTCCTGTTGTCATCAGAAAACTTTCTGCAAGCCTATAAACGTGTACAATATCTAAATGCTTACGCAGATTATCGCAAGAAACAAGCGGACGAGATCACCGTTAAAAGCAACACACTCGCAGACAAAAATGCGGAACTTGAAAAGGAAAAAGCCCAGAAAAAGGAAATACTGGTTGCCAATGAAAAGCTGCGTAATGAACTTAAGGATGATAAATCAGAGCAGGTAGTTCTTCTTGATGAAGTAAAGAAAAACGAAAAGAAATATGCCGCCGAGATTCGCACCAAAGCAAGAGAACGAGACAAGATAGATCGCGAAATACGTAAGATCATTGAGGCTGATATTGCAGCGTCTAATAAAGGAAAAGTAGGAGCTACAAAAGGTAAATTCTTCCTAACTCCAGAAGCCAAGGAACTCGCCAGAAACTTCCAGAACAACCGTGGTAAATTACCATGGCCCGTAGCAGAAGGTGTGATCACGAGACGTTACGGAGTACAGCCGCATCCTGTTTTGAGGAATCTCCCTATACAAAGTAGCGGCTATCGATTCCAGACACCTAATGGCGCCAGAGCCAGAGCCGTGTTTGACGGTGAGGTAGTTCAGATTGTAAAGGCAAACAACGGGATATTGATGGTGCACGTTCGCCATGGTAATTTCA
Protein-coding sequences here:
- a CDS encoding DUF4292 domain-containing protein, coding for MMKRIYGLALAMILISCGGSQKATENAVTTAAATKIIKSHNAAAINFNTLQSRLGVKYQDENQSQSVTVDLRIEKGKQIWMSARVLGFTVAKVYITPDRVQFYEKIQKRSFDGDFKLISRFLGEELNYAQLENLLLGQAIEPLNNLDYAVVDNQYQFRKEGVIARLFSLRPADFKMAQQSIRKPSENTTLDVKYLTYQTVDSKVLPEEITINANAQGKLVQVELDLKNVEFDQNLSFPFEMPSGYNQMKF
- a CDS encoding murein hydrolase activator EnvC family protein, giving the protein MKSLLYTVFFLACVAVNAQSEKARLEQQRAAVQAEINQFDKLLTGAKKEGRSVLSQVQAIDAKISKTQEIINITNKQANLITRSIDTNAEEIKVLNAEIKELKQDYAEMIVKSYKAKNDQSRLMFLLSSENFLQAYKRVQYLNAYADYRKKQADEITVKSNTLADKNAELEKEKAQKKEILVANEKLRNELKDDKSEQVVLLDEVKKNEKKYAAEIRTKARERDKIDREIRKIIEADIAASNKGKVGATKGKFFLTPEAKELARNFQNNRGKLPWPVAEGVITRRYGVQPHPVLRNLPIQSSGYRFQTPNGARARAVFDGEVVQIVKANNGILMVHVRHGNFTTSYGNLKNVSVRKGQKINTLTQLGEIFTDRDGITELHFAILEETSTQDPARWLLSK